Proteins from one Chitinophaga oryzae genomic window:
- a CDS encoding DUF721 domain-containing protein — protein sequence MRHGTTSIGDALREFMNKSRLKPRLTEVRIQENWEKIMGKTIARYTQGIQLIEHKLIITTSVAPLKQELTYSKDKIIKLVNEMLGENVVKEVMIR from the coding sequence ATGCGCCACGGAACTACCAGTATCGGAGATGCTCTCCGGGAATTTATGAACAAAAGCCGCCTCAAACCCCGTCTTACTGAAGTCCGTATTCAGGAGAACTGGGAGAAAATTATGGGCAAAACCATTGCGCGTTACACACAGGGCATCCAGCTGATTGAGCATAAGCTCATCATTACAACTTCTGTAGCACCGTTAAAACAGGAATTAACTTATTCCAAAGACAAGATCATCAAACTGGTGAATGAAATGCTGGGGGAAAATGTGGTAAAGGAAGTGATGATCCGTTAG
- a CDS encoding tetratricopeptide repeat protein, producing the protein MAETKDKATTPQPATNFDLEQSMHRAEDFFVKNKNVITIAVLAVVVGVGGFFAYNRFVKQPNENKAQEMVFHAQNYFAVDSFKLALNGDGNNYGFLQVVNKYGGTKAGNLAKYSAGVCYIRLGEYQKGIDMLKSFSSDDLLLQPTALGLIGDAYMELNKTAEGIEAYKKAGHYNDNELTSPVYLFRAGMALEKAGKPQEAVSIYKEIKEKFPLTNEGREMDKYLARLGDVKN; encoded by the coding sequence ATGGCAGAAACTAAAGATAAAGCCACCACGCCGCAACCTGCAACTAATTTTGACCTGGAACAGTCCATGCACAGAGCGGAAGACTTTTTCGTTAAAAATAAAAATGTCATTACTATCGCCGTTCTGGCAGTAGTAGTAGGGGTAGGCGGTTTCTTCGCCTATAACCGTTTCGTTAAACAACCCAACGAAAACAAAGCCCAGGAAATGGTTTTCCATGCCCAGAACTACTTTGCGGTGGATTCCTTCAAACTGGCGCTCAACGGCGATGGTAACAACTACGGTTTCTTACAGGTGGTGAACAAATACGGCGGCACCAAGGCCGGTAACCTGGCAAAATACAGCGCCGGCGTATGCTATATCCGCCTGGGCGAATATCAGAAAGGTATCGATATGCTGAAATCCTTCAGCTCAGACGATCTGCTGCTGCAGCCTACTGCACTCGGCCTGATCGGCGACGCTTACATGGAACTCAACAAAACCGCTGAAGGTATCGAAGCTTATAAAAAAGCAGGTCACTACAATGATAATGAACTGACTTCCCCCGTTTACCTGTTCCGTGCCGGTATGGCCCTGGAAAAAGCAGGCAAACCCCAGGAAGCCGTTTCCATCTATAAAGAAATTAAAGAGAAATTCCCCCTCACCAACGAAGGCCGCGAAATGGACAAATACCTGGCGAGACTGGGAGATGTAAAGAACTAA
- the ribH gene encoding 6,7-dimethyl-8-ribityllumazine synthase, with product MSEHNKSLLNDAGILNLEDASVVMVYTEWNDAIVNELVAGCEKSLQQYKVSKTNKIIVPGAFELPYACKQYWENTKGTGQQPGAIIAFGCVIRGETPHFDYVCKAVTEGILQLNLQLPVPVIFGILTVDNEQQALDRLGGAHGHKGEEAAITALKMIALQRDLARGI from the coding sequence ATGTCTGAGCACAATAAAAGCTTGTTAAATGATGCTGGCATTCTCAACCTGGAGGATGCCAGTGTTGTTATGGTATATACCGAATGGAATGATGCCATTGTGAATGAACTGGTAGCCGGTTGCGAAAAGTCACTGCAACAGTATAAAGTGTCCAAAACCAATAAAATCATCGTGCCGGGCGCGTTTGAACTGCCCTACGCCTGTAAACAGTATTGGGAGAACACCAAAGGCACCGGTCAGCAGCCTGGCGCTATTATTGCTTTCGGTTGCGTGATCCGTGGCGAAACCCCGCATTTTGACTATGTGTGTAAAGCTGTGACGGAAGGTATCCTGCAGCTGAACCTTCAGTTACCCGTTCCCGTTATATTCGGTATACTGACGGTAGACAACGAACAGCAGGCGCTCGACAGGCTCGGCGGCGCACATGGGCATAAAGGAGAAGAAGCCGCTATCACCGCTTTGAAGATGATCGCGTTACAAAGAGACCTGGCGAGAGGAATTTAG
- a CDS encoding DUF4349 domain-containing protein has protein sequence MEFPKCPHHTGNFITMKHVTLVSAFWLLTACSHQPEPEAAAAYAPPAVAATEPAPAAPDAPADEKAALYTDATSSGLLSPEQKIIKTARIIYSVDDFAAAKKRVAGIVSKSGGYILAESQHGDGTEKRNQLDIKVPAAAFDSCVDRLTGGVARLDEKSINAQDVTAEYVDLNARMTTRVATEQRYLEILKQARTVKDVLEVEAQLKSIREEIEAAKGRLLYMDRQVSYSTIHLEYYQVLALSMPEAPGFFPRAWLALRNGWNNVLGLLINLMGWWPLMAVGVFLFIFIRRRWRKRNRSLATA, from the coding sequence ATGGAGTTTCCAAAATGTCCGCATCATACCGGAAATTTCATCACCATGAAGCATGTTACCCTTGTCTCCGCTTTCTGGCTACTGACAGCCTGCAGCCATCAACCTGAGCCCGAAGCCGCCGCGGCCTATGCGCCCCCCGCCGTTGCTGCCACCGAACCCGCTCCCGCCGCACCGGATGCGCCCGCCGACGAAAAGGCAGCGCTGTATACAGACGCCACCTCCTCCGGCCTGCTGTCCCCCGAACAGAAGATCATTAAAACCGCCCGTATTATTTATTCCGTAGATGATTTTGCGGCAGCCAAAAAACGTGTAGCCGGCATTGTTAGTAAGTCCGGCGGGTACATTTTAGCGGAATCACAACATGGTGATGGTACGGAAAAGCGCAACCAGCTGGATATCAAAGTACCTGCAGCCGCTTTCGACAGTTGTGTGGACAGGCTTACCGGCGGCGTAGCGCGGCTCGATGAAAAAAGCATTAACGCACAGGACGTCACCGCCGAATATGTGGACCTGAACGCCCGCATGACCACACGGGTGGCCACGGAACAGCGTTACCTGGAGATCCTGAAACAGGCGCGTACGGTGAAAGACGTGCTGGAAGTGGAAGCGCAGCTGAAATCTATCCGGGAGGAAATAGAGGCGGCCAAAGGCCGGTTGCTGTACATGGACCGCCAGGTGAGCTACAGCACCATTCATCTCGAATACTACCAGGTGCTGGCCCTTTCCATGCCGGAAGCGCCGGGGTTCTTCCCCCGGGCCTGGCTGGCGCTGCGTAACGGCTGGAACAATGTACTGGGGCTCCTGATAAACCTGATGGGCTGGTGGCCGCTGATGGCGGTTGGCGTTTTTCTTTTTATATTTATCAGAAGGCGTTGGAGAAAAAGGAATCGGTCTCTCGCAACAGCCTGA
- the pdhA gene encoding pyruvate dehydrogenase (acetyl-transferring) E1 component subunit alpha, with protein sequence MQTKTDVKTKFTKETYLYWYELMLLLRRFEEKTGQLYGMQKIRGFCHLYIGQEAIAAGAMTATKPEDKFITAYRDHALAIAKGISAKACMAEMYGKATGCSKGKGGSMHFFSKEHNFFGGHGIVGAQIGTGAGLALAEQYQGTDNVVLCFFGDGAARQGMLHETFNMAMTWKLPVIFICENNMYAMGTSVERTSNVLDIYKLADAYEMPADSIDGMSCEAVHEGVERAVKRARENGGPTLLEIKTYRYRGHSMSDPAKYRTKEELEEYKQKDPINQVLAVIQKNKWATEAEIEAINDRVKAEVEECVQFAEESPWPSDDELLKDVYVQQDYPFIVD encoded by the coding sequence GTGCAAACTAAAACAGACGTGAAGACGAAATTCACCAAAGAGACATATCTGTACTGGTATGAATTGATGCTTTTGCTGCGCCGCTTTGAAGAGAAGACAGGCCAATTGTACGGAATGCAAAAAATCCGTGGCTTTTGTCACCTGTACATCGGACAGGAGGCAATTGCTGCTGGTGCGATGACTGCGACGAAACCGGAAGATAAATTCATCACTGCGTACCGTGACCACGCATTGGCTATCGCCAAAGGGATTTCTGCCAAGGCTTGTATGGCTGAGATGTATGGTAAAGCAACCGGATGTTCAAAAGGCAAGGGAGGTAGTATGCACTTCTTCTCCAAAGAGCACAACTTCTTTGGCGGCCATGGTATCGTAGGTGCCCAGATTGGTACCGGTGCGGGCCTGGCGCTGGCGGAGCAGTACCAGGGCACTGACAACGTGGTGCTGTGTTTCTTCGGTGATGGCGCTGCCCGTCAGGGTATGCTCCATGAAACCTTTAACATGGCGATGACCTGGAAGCTGCCGGTAATCTTTATTTGTGAAAACAATATGTACGCGATGGGTACTTCTGTAGAACGTACCTCCAACGTACTGGATATCTATAAGCTCGCTGACGCTTACGAAATGCCGGCCGACTCGATTGACGGTATGAGCTGCGAAGCAGTGCACGAAGGGGTGGAAAGAGCAGTAAAACGCGCCCGTGAAAACGGTGGGCCGACCCTGCTGGAAATCAAAACTTACCGCTACCGCGGCCACTCCATGAGTGATCCGGCTAAATACCGTACCAAAGAGGAGCTGGAAGAGTACAAACAGAAAGATCCGATCAACCAGGTGTTGGCTGTTATTCAGAAAAACAAATGGGCTACGGAAGCTGAGATTGAAGCTATCAACGACCGCGTAAAAGCGGAAGTGGAAGAATGTGTTCAGTTCGCTGAAGAATCTCCCTGGCCGTCTGACGATGAGCTGCTGAAAGACGTTTATGTGCAGCAGGATTATCCGTTCATCGTTGACTAA
- a CDS encoding EVE domain-containing protein → MNYWLVKSEPFKYSWEQFVKDKKTFWDGVRNYQARNNLKAMKKGDQVLFYHSNEGLAVVGIAEVAKEHYQDPTTPDPNWVVVDLKPVKALKVPVTLAEMKAEKRLADLSLIRQGRLSVCDVTKDQFNVILEMGGMK, encoded by the coding sequence ATGAACTACTGGCTTGTTAAATCGGAACCTTTCAAATATTCATGGGAACAGTTCGTAAAAGATAAAAAGACTTTCTGGGACGGCGTTCGCAACTACCAGGCCCGCAACAACCTGAAAGCCATGAAAAAAGGAGACCAGGTACTGTTCTATCACAGCAATGAAGGCCTCGCCGTGGTAGGCATTGCCGAAGTAGCCAAAGAACACTACCAGGACCCCACCACGCCCGACCCTAACTGGGTGGTGGTAGACCTGAAACCCGTCAAAGCCCTGAAGGTGCCCGTTACCCTCGCAGAAATGAAAGCTGAAAAAAGGCTCGCCGACCTCTCGCTGATCCGCCAGGGCCGCCTGTCGGTATGCGATGTCACCAAAGATCAATTCAACGTGATCCTGGAAATGGGCGGGATGAAATAG
- the recF gene encoding DNA replication/repair protein RecF (All proteins in this family for which functions are known are DNA-binding proteins that assist the filamentation of RecA onto DNA for the initiation of recombination or recombinational repair.) produces the protein MLHIRKISLTQFKNYTRQDFRFDHRVIGITGRNGSGKTNLLDAIYYLCFTRSYFTSNESQNTRYLTNGFRLEGYFEKQGQPAKIVCTVKDGKKEVALNDEKYDRFSRHIGQFPAVIIAPDDAEIILGGSEERRKWLDTLLSQLYPDYLEHLIAYQKILVQRNTLLKNITGTGQEQHSLLDVFDEQLVRHGIPVFEQRKAFLTDFIPQVQQRYDYLSGTHEVVNIRYQCTLQEEDYAAQLHAARFKDLQLQRTSTGIHRDDLQFLLNDYPMKSSASQGQRKSFLFALKLAQFEVIKQFKQFAPLLLLDDVFEKLDQERVTRLIALVAGPSYGQVFITDTHAERLQHSFEGTGQTIQLINI, from the coding sequence TTGCTACATATCAGGAAAATATCGCTCACACAGTTTAAAAATTATACCCGGCAGGACTTCCGGTTCGACCACCGGGTGATAGGCATCACCGGCAGAAACGGCTCCGGCAAGACCAATCTGCTCGACGCCATCTACTACCTCTGCTTCACCCGCAGCTATTTTACCAGCAATGAAAGCCAGAACACCCGGTACCTGACCAACGGCTTCCGGCTGGAAGGCTATTTTGAGAAACAGGGACAGCCGGCTAAAATCGTGTGCACGGTCAAAGACGGCAAAAAGGAAGTGGCCCTCAACGACGAGAAATACGACCGCTTCTCCCGGCATATCGGGCAGTTCCCCGCGGTGATCATCGCCCCGGACGATGCCGAAATCATCCTTGGCGGCAGCGAAGAACGCCGCAAATGGCTGGACACCCTCCTGTCGCAGCTCTACCCCGACTATCTCGAGCACCTGATCGCCTACCAGAAAATACTCGTGCAGCGCAATACACTGCTGAAAAACATTACCGGCACCGGCCAGGAACAACATAGCCTGCTGGATGTGTTTGACGAACAACTGGTCCGCCACGGCATCCCCGTCTTCGAACAACGCAAAGCCTTTCTCACTGATTTCATTCCGCAGGTACAACAACGGTACGATTACCTCTCCGGCACCCATGAAGTGGTCAATATCCGCTATCAGTGCACGCTGCAGGAGGAAGACTATGCGGCTCAGCTGCATGCGGCCCGCTTTAAGGACCTCCAGCTGCAACGGACCTCCACCGGCATCCACCGCGACGATCTCCAGTTCCTCCTCAATGACTATCCCATGAAAAGCAGCGCATCGCAGGGACAGCGCAAAAGCTTTCTCTTCGCCCTGAAGCTGGCACAGTTTGAAGTGATCAAACAGTTCAAACAATTTGCACCACTGCTGCTGCTCGACGATGTGTTTGAAAAACTGGACCAGGAACGCGTCACCCGCCTGATTGCGCTGGTGGCCGGTCCCTCCTACGGCCAGGTGTTTATCACCGATACACATGCCGAACGGCTGCAGCACAGCTTCGAAGGAACAGGTCAGACCATACAGCTTATAAATATTTAG
- a CDS encoding SIR2 family NAD-dependent protein deacylase, which translates to MKPRLVVLTGAGISAESGLRTFRDTDGLWEGYDVYEVASPQGWQKNPGLVLDFYNSRRRDVKNARPNAAHTGLAQLEEKYDVRVITQNIDDLHERGGSSRVLHLHGEIFKMRSVKNEESIFDIQDDIRLGDLAEDGGQLRPHIVWFGEAVPMIEQAVREVMWADIFVVIGTSLQVYPAASLLNYIRPQASVYVIDKKLPPVEGYENLICIEKPATAGVAELLTLL; encoded by the coding sequence ATGAAACCAAGATTAGTGGTGCTGACCGGAGCCGGCATCAGCGCTGAAAGTGGCCTCCGGACTTTCCGTGACACCGACGGGTTGTGGGAAGGTTATGATGTCTACGAAGTGGCGTCGCCCCAAGGCTGGCAGAAGAACCCCGGGCTGGTGCTGGACTTTTATAACAGCCGTCGCCGTGATGTAAAGAATGCACGGCCGAATGCCGCCCACACCGGGCTGGCGCAACTGGAAGAAAAGTACGATGTGCGCGTCATTACGCAAAATATCGACGACCTGCATGAACGCGGCGGCTCTTCCCGGGTGCTGCACCTGCATGGTGAAATATTCAAGATGCGCAGTGTGAAAAACGAAGAGAGCATCTTCGATATACAGGACGATATCCGCCTGGGCGACCTGGCGGAAGACGGCGGCCAGCTGCGCCCGCACATCGTGTGGTTTGGCGAGGCGGTGCCGATGATCGAACAGGCCGTACGGGAGGTGATGTGGGCCGATATTTTCGTGGTGATCGGCACCTCGTTGCAGGTATATCCGGCAGCCAGTCTGCTGAACTACATCCGGCCGCAGGCCAGCGTTTACGTGATCGATAAAAAGCTGCCGCCGGTAGAAGGGTATGAGAACCTGATCTGTATCGAAAAACCGGCTACGGCCGGTGTGGCGGAATTACTGACGCTGTTGTAA
- a CDS encoding saccharopine dehydrogenase C-terminal domain-containing protein: MKNILLFGAGKSATSLIDYLLANAPRQKWHITVADHDLMLIKSKTGKSYYATPAAIDIKDQTARQQLIQETDLVISLLPPHLHITVAKDCLQFRKNLLTASYIDPEVRKLEKDIEKAGLLFMYEMGLDPGIDHMSAMKLIHSIEKKGGQIFSFKSYCGGLISPESLDNPWQYKISWNARNVVMAGASGAVYRDKGKTREVNYEQLFDHNKTIQVPGLGKLAYYPNRDSLGYMESYRLENIATFMRATLRYPDFCEGWNALIKLGLTGEDGKIQTDHLSCFDWATRHIEGADKQAGHEEVMARFLGVSTKSKVIRQLKFLGLLNGDQLNLGEKTDAEVLQHLVEDKLKMEPSDKDMIVMMHEIEFERRNMATRIHSYMITQGEDNVRTAMAKTVGLPLGILAKLLLQEKITLTGLRIPVMPEVYNPVLKELEEFDIRFEESFE, translated from the coding sequence ATGAAGAATATTCTGTTGTTTGGGGCCGGAAAATCGGCGACCAGCCTGATAGATTATCTGCTGGCGAACGCTCCTAGACAAAAATGGCATATCACGGTAGCAGACCATGACCTGATGCTTATTAAATCAAAAACCGGCAAATCATATTACGCCACACCGGCCGCCATCGACATCAAAGACCAGACTGCCCGGCAGCAGCTGATACAGGAAACAGACCTGGTCATCTCCCTGCTCCCTCCCCACCTGCATATCACCGTGGCTAAAGACTGCCTCCAGTTTCGAAAAAATCTCCTCACCGCTTCCTATATAGACCCCGAAGTACGCAAGCTCGAAAAAGACATTGAAAAAGCCGGCCTCCTGTTCATGTATGAAATGGGCCTCGATCCCGGCATCGATCATATGTCTGCCATGAAACTGATCCACTCCATCGAGAAAAAAGGCGGACAGATTTTTTCGTTTAAATCCTACTGCGGCGGACTGATATCCCCGGAAAGCCTGGACAACCCATGGCAGTACAAGATATCCTGGAACGCCCGCAATGTAGTGATGGCCGGGGCTTCCGGCGCCGTCTACCGCGATAAGGGCAAAACCCGCGAGGTTAACTACGAACAGCTCTTTGATCACAATAAAACCATCCAGGTGCCCGGGCTGGGCAAACTGGCCTACTACCCCAACCGCGATTCCCTCGGCTACATGGAATCTTACCGGCTGGAAAACATCGCCACCTTCATGCGCGCCACCCTGCGCTATCCCGACTTCTGTGAAGGATGGAACGCTCTGATCAAACTCGGCCTCACCGGCGAAGACGGTAAAATACAGACCGACCACCTCTCCTGCTTCGACTGGGCCACCCGGCATATTGAAGGGGCCGACAAACAGGCCGGCCACGAAGAAGTGATGGCGCGCTTCCTCGGCGTCAGCACCAAGTCAAAAGTCATCCGGCAACTGAAGTTCCTCGGCCTCCTCAACGGCGATCAGCTCAATCTCGGCGAGAAAACGGACGCTGAAGTGCTGCAGCACCTGGTGGAAGATAAACTGAAGATGGAACCGTCCGATAAAGACATGATCGTGATGATGCATGAAATAGAATTCGAGCGCCGTAATATGGCTACCCGTATACACAGCTACATGATCACACAGGGCGAAGACAATGTCCGCACCGCTATGGCCAAAACCGTAGGCCTGCCGCTGGGCATCCTCGCCAAACTGCTGTTACAGGAAAAAATAACGCTTACCGGCCTGCGTATCCCGGTAATGCCGGAAGTATATAATCCGGTGTTAAAAGAACTGGAAGAATTTGATATCCGTTTTGAAGAAAGCTTTGAGTAG
- the gyrA gene encoding DNA gyrase subunit A, translating to MTEHTENQQEGRIVQINIEEQMKTAYIDYSMSVIVGRALPDVRDGLKPVHRRVLFGMNELGNHSNKPYKKSARVVGEVMGKYHPHGDASIYDTIVRLAQPWSMRYPMVDGQGNFGSVDGDMPAAMRYTEIRLQRIAEAMLEDIEKETVDFTNNFDDTLEEPTVLPTRIPNLLVNGASGIAVGMATNIMPHNLAEVVDGAVAYIDNREITIEELIKHVKAPDFPTGGTIYGFEGVKQGFETGRGRVVVRGKITAETAKNGRERLVIYELPYQINKAVLHQKIAQLVNDKIIEGITDVRDESDREGMRLVIDLKKEAISNVIINQLYKYSELQTSYGINNVALVKGRPRILNLKEMLAEFIDFRHEVVVRRTRFDLRKAEEKAHILAGYLIALDHLDEVIALIRASNTPDVARDGLMSQFGLSEIQAKAILELRLQRLTGMERDKIRAEYDEVMKLIAWLKDVLNDEGLRMKIIKEELEEVKKKFGDERKTEIQYLASEMRIEDIIAEEDVVITISHLGYIKRTSAYDYRQQKRGGRGAIGGRTRDEDYIEHLFVASTHHTMLFFTEKGRCYWLKVYEIPEGEKSGKGRAIQNMIQLPGDDKIRAIIDIKDLGDKDFINNHYIVLCTKKGIIKKTLLEEFSRPRQNGVNAITINEGDQLLEAKLTTGDSQIMMAIQSGRAIRFPENTVRDTGRGAIGVRGIEVDSEKDEVVGMICVNKDDESRTVLVVSEKGFGKRTNIEEYRITNRGGKGVKTINITEKTGNLIAILDVTEKHDLMITCKSGITIRMAVADIREAGRATQGVRLIRLDDADEIAAVARLDEQEEEPTEGVEGEESTVANDSTSATDTGTEQDTVAEEPETPQE from the coding sequence ATGACAGAGCACACGGAAAATCAGCAGGAAGGGAGAATTGTCCAGATTAATATCGAGGAACAAATGAAGACGGCCTACATCGATTACTCGATGTCTGTAATCGTGGGTCGTGCCTTGCCCGATGTGAGAGATGGTTTAAAGCCTGTACACCGCCGCGTTTTATTTGGAATGAACGAGTTGGGCAACCACAGCAACAAGCCCTACAAGAAGTCAGCGCGTGTGGTGGGTGAGGTAATGGGTAAGTACCACCCGCATGGTGACGCCTCTATCTATGACACCATTGTACGTCTGGCCCAGCCCTGGAGCATGCGTTATCCCATGGTGGACGGTCAGGGTAACTTCGGTTCCGTAGACGGTGACATGCCCGCTGCGATGCGTTACACCGAGATCCGTCTTCAGCGTATTGCGGAAGCAATGCTGGAAGACATCGAAAAGGAAACGGTGGATTTTACCAACAACTTCGACGACACCCTGGAAGAACCCACGGTGTTGCCTACCCGCATTCCGAACCTGCTGGTAAACGGCGCTTCCGGTATCGCGGTAGGGATGGCTACCAACATTATGCCCCATAACCTCGCCGAGGTGGTGGACGGCGCCGTTGCCTACATCGACAACCGGGAAATCACCATTGAAGAACTGATTAAACATGTGAAAGCCCCCGACTTCCCCACCGGTGGCACTATATATGGTTTTGAAGGCGTTAAACAGGGCTTCGAGACCGGAAGGGGCAGAGTAGTGGTGAGAGGTAAAATCACCGCGGAAACGGCTAAAAACGGCCGCGAAAGACTGGTGATCTATGAACTGCCCTACCAGATCAACAAAGCGGTATTGCACCAGAAAATCGCACAGCTGGTCAACGATAAAATCATTGAAGGCATTACCGACGTAAGGGACGAAAGTGACCGCGAAGGGATGCGCCTGGTGATCGATCTGAAGAAGGAAGCTATTTCCAACGTGATCATCAACCAGCTGTATAAATATTCCGAACTCCAGACTTCCTACGGTATCAACAACGTGGCCCTGGTGAAAGGCCGTCCGCGTATCCTCAACCTGAAGGAGATGCTGGCCGAATTTATCGACTTCCGCCACGAAGTGGTGGTAAGAAGGACCCGCTTCGACCTCCGCAAAGCAGAAGAGAAAGCGCACATCCTCGCCGGCTACCTGATCGCACTGGACCACCTGGACGAAGTCATCGCCCTGATCCGCGCCTCCAATACGCCGGACGTAGCGAGAGACGGCCTGATGAGCCAGTTCGGCCTTTCCGAGATACAGGCCAAAGCCATCCTGGAACTCCGCCTCCAGCGGTTGACCGGCATGGAACGCGATAAGATCCGCGCGGAATACGACGAGGTGATGAAACTCATCGCCTGGTTGAAAGACGTTCTCAATGACGAAGGTCTCCGTATGAAGATCATCAAGGAAGAACTGGAAGAGGTGAAAAAGAAATTCGGTGACGAACGTAAAACCGAAATACAGTACCTGGCCAGCGAAATGAGGATCGAAGATATCATCGCGGAAGAAGACGTGGTGATCACCATCTCCCACCTCGGCTATATCAAACGCACTTCTGCCTATGACTACCGTCAGCAGAAACGCGGCGGCCGCGGCGCCATCGGCGGCAGGACCCGTGACGAGGACTATATCGAACACCTGTTCGTGGCCTCTACGCACCACACCATGCTGTTCTTCACCGAAAAAGGACGCTGCTACTGGCTGAAAGTATATGAAATACCGGAAGGCGAGAAGAGCGGCAAAGGACGCGCTATCCAGAACATGATCCAGCTGCCCGGCGACGATAAGATCCGCGCCATCATCGACATCAAGGACCTGGGTGACAAAGACTTTATCAACAACCACTATATCGTTCTCTGTACCAAAAAAGGTATCATCAAAAAAACGCTGCTGGAAGAATTCTCCCGTCCACGCCAGAACGGTGTAAACGCTATCACCATCAACGAAGGGGACCAGCTCCTGGAAGCCAAACTGACCACCGGCGACAGCCAGATCATGATGGCCATCCAGAGCGGCCGCGCCATCCGCTTCCCCGAAAATACCGTGCGTGACACCGGTCGCGGCGCCATCGGCGTAAGAGGTATTGAAGTGGACAGCGAGAAAGACGAGGTAGTTGGTATGATTTGTGTTAACAAAGACGACGAATCTCGGACAGTGCTCGTGGTTTCTGAAAAAGGCTTCGGTAAACGGACCAATATTGAAGAATACCGTATCACCAACAGGGGCGGTAAAGGCGTGAAAACCATCAATATCACCGAAAAAACCGGTAACCTGATCGCCATCCTCGACGTAACGGAGAAGCACGACCTGATGATCACCTGTAAGTCCGGCATCACCATCCGCATGGCCGTGGCCGATATCCGCGAAGCAGGACGCGCCACACAGGGTGTTCGCCTGATCCGCCTGGACGACGCTGATGAAATTGCAGCAGTAGCCCGTCTGGACGAACAGGAAGAAGAACCTACAGAAGGAGTGGAAGGAGAAGAAAGCACTGTAGCCAACGACAGCACTTCCGCCACCGACACTGGCACCGAACAGGATACTGTAGCGGAAGAACCTGAAACTCCGCAGGAATAG
- a CDS encoding (Fe-S)-binding protein, translated as MNVQLFIPCFVDQLFPETAFNMVKVLEKLGCNVMYNPEQTCCGQPAYNAGYQDECRTVATKFVKDFKTFDYIVAPSGSCTGFVRNYYSKLFDNSAAHNDVKLLRKNLYEFTEFLTEVLHVTDLGATLNGVGTYHDACGALRECGIKEGPRKLLEKVKGLELKEMNDCEVCCGFGGTFSVKFEPISVGMGEQKVHNAVNSGADYLISTDLSCLMHLDGYIRKHGTPIKVMHIADVLASGW; from the coding sequence ATGAATGTACAGTTATTTATACCATGTTTCGTAGACCAGCTGTTCCCCGAAACCGCTTTCAATATGGTGAAAGTACTGGAGAAGCTTGGATGTAACGTGATGTATAACCCGGAGCAGACCTGCTGTGGCCAGCCTGCCTATAATGCCGGTTATCAGGATGAATGCAGAACAGTCGCCACCAAATTTGTCAAAGATTTTAAGACTTTCGATTACATTGTGGCCCCCAGCGGCTCCTGTACAGGATTTGTCCGCAACTACTACAGCAAACTGTTTGATAATTCCGCTGCCCATAACGACGTGAAACTGCTGCGCAAAAACCTCTACGAATTCACCGAATTCCTGACGGAGGTATTGCATGTGACAGATCTCGGCGCCACCCTCAACGGGGTAGGCACCTACCACGACGCCTGCGGCGCCCTGCGTGAATGTGGTATCAAGGAAGGACCACGCAAACTGCTGGAGAAAGTAAAAGGCCTTGAGCTGAAGGAAATGAACGACTGCGAAGTTTGCTGCGGATTCGGCGGCACCTTCTCGGTGAAGTTTGAACCCATCTCCGTGGGAATGGGCGAGCAGAAAGTACATAACGCTGTCAACAGCGGCGCGGATTACCTCATTTCCACCGACCTGTCCTGCCTCATGCACCTCGATGGCTATATCCGTAAACACGGTACTCCTATTAAAGTGATGCACATCGCCGATGTACTGGCGAGTGGATGGTAA